A DNA window from Macadamia integrifolia cultivar HAES 741 chromosome 4, SCU_Mint_v3, whole genome shotgun sequence contains the following coding sequences:
- the LOC122075959 gene encoding SNF2 domain-containing protein CLASSY 1-like, which yields MAKRHLYRNRHPFDIHPFEAFSHGSWRTIEHIRIRDGTVAMRFETPGFEMDEEVYNGTVRVRSRKAILSDCDCFLRAGIDVCVLLTDPTKDKKFPQSVRIDARINSIERRPHEPQCTCRFNVTFHTTHRRNGKLCKGIRDVGIDDIAIIQRLQRKPCEDGYHRWSYSQDCPSAVESKLFRGQFSSDISWLLVTSIWKGLKFDLRSVQSKIVYQILYGDDHDVCSSDTANNVAINFQMDNGIIRPFTRTFIPVDTFVSGSSIEACPVHDLQEDDSLQLYDPMELRRSKRRNVQPERFVSYRGFSKPKPSIVETEEDKINGWKENRTLSIILHQADNVHLMHSESFRRSIGGEMIIEDCNGENMIEDSAGENFVEYSMCENMVEDSEVYYRKKSPVNQSNVKSRDFMSGADTRMKNKILLLENHEMDGGTAAPYGRPKADNGLFSGDSHFSFPVYASRKNKRKLKSPISNCTVSTPRVSSDIPLTSESVSLLHPQDYPPIQIIGNPQKMVSWVFSEHSHRHGSSVMGEKTLLRKRFEEMQEKRCRKMEVTWKVKGSNKKHLRRVSNLFCSKRDRSGETRTRRNAFLSTSEYKKMIDRFMKNIESEIKREHPHAAAQWEAMRGMNCSNQRWRDKCTPVLNDQTENSELELLWKEMEFSMATVNFIGDSQGSRLDTCDEVAKKSSKDYGHSCHHEFKMDEEVGLVCKLCSFVSTEIRDVSLPFFQNTGWIAKKYLHDEELRWATAGHEGQDIFGNPGSSEEIPLSKRSDNVWAMIPELRMKLHSHQKKAFEFLWKNIVGSLIPAEMEQCSKRTGGCVISHSPGAGKTLVIIAFLESYLKMFPGKRPLILAPKTTLYTWYKEMKKWDVSFPVYQIHVRANFRHGILNHEVEEPVGDRRPNLFDQHVMDCLEKIQKWHEHPSILLMGYTSFLTLTRDGSKYEHRRYIGRILKRSPGILVLDEGHNPRSTKSRLRKALMKVKTDLRILLSGTLFQNNFSEYFNTLCLARPVFVYEVLRKLNPNTKYRKERKCYNSMETLARRFFTEKIAKKIKSKLVEERRRGLSRLRKITKGFIDVYEGGVQDSLPGLQSYTLLMKSTVIQQDLQTRLQNQKVAYKGYPLELELLITLGSIHPWLITTVACADKYFTMEELQDLKKHRLDLKKGSKVRFVVSLVQKCIMKMEKVLIFAHNIAPISLFVEIFEMIFGWQMGEEILVLQGDQELYERARVMDKFEESDGPSRVLLASITACAEGISLTAASRVVLLDSEWNPSKTKQAIARAFRPGQERIVYVYQLLASGSLEEEKYGKTTWKEWVSSMIFSEAIVDDSSHKQVENIDDDVLREIVEDDQAELFHTIMKHDKLSNGLDRGKAAEIFLGK from the exons GTCCGGATTGATGCTAGAATAAATTCAATTGAGAGGAGGCCACATGAACCACAATGCACCTGCCGGTTTAATGTAACCTTCCATACAACACATCGTCGGAATGGAAAACTTTGTAAGGGGATCAGGGATGTGGGAATTGATGATATTGCAATAATACAACGACTGCAGAGAAAACCTTGTGAAGATGGGTATCACCGATGGAGCTATTCTCAGGACTGCCCTTCTGCAGTTGAATCTAAATTGTTCCGGGGTCAATTCTCTTCAGATATTTCATGGCTACTTGTTACCTCCATTTGGAAGGGACTAAAATTTGATTTAAGATCAGTGCAGAGCAAGATTGTCTATCAAATTTTGTATGGTGATGATCATGATGTGTGTTCTTCAGATACTGCCAACAATGTAGCCATAAATTTCCAAATGGACAATGGAATTATTAGACCATTTACCAGGACTTTTATTCCTGTAGATACATTTGTTTCAGGTAGTTCCATTGAGGCTTGTCCTGTTCATGATCTGCAGGAAGATGACTCATTGCAGCTTTATGATCCCATGGAGTTGCGGCGTTCCAAACGCAGAAATGTTCAACCTGAGCGTTTTGTAAGTTACAgagggttttcaaaaccaaagcCTTCTATTGTTGAGACAGAGGAAGACAAGATAAACGGATGGAAAGAGAACAGAACATTGTCCATAATATTGCATCAGGCAGATAATGTCCATTTGATGCATAGTGAGTCTTTCAGACGGTCTATTGGTGGTGAAATGATAATTGAAGATTGCAATGGTGAAAATATGATAGAAGATAGTGCAGGTGAAAATTTTGTTGAATATAGTATGTGTGAAAATATGGTTGAAGATAGTGAGGTTTACTACAGGAAGAAGTCCCCAGTGAATCAAAGCAACGTCAAATCAAGAGACTTTATGTCAGGTGCAGATActagaatgaaaaataaaatattgcttCTTGAGAATCATGAGATGGATGGAGGTACTGCTGCTCCTTATGGTAGACCCAAAGCAGACAACGGCTTGTTTTCAGGAGATTCACACTTTTCATTCCCAGTTTACGCATCAcggaaaaacaagagaaaattgaAGTCTCCCATCAGCAACTGTACTGTTTCCACCCCAAGAGTTTCCTCCGATATTCCTCTTACATCTGAAAGTGTTTCTCTGTTGCATCCACAGGATTATCCCCCAATTCAGATTATTGGAAACCCCCAAAAAATGGTTTCTTGGGTTTTTTCTGAGCATAGTCATAGGCATGGATCATCTGTAATGGGAGAAAAAACTCTATTGCGGAAAAGATTCGAGGAAATGCAAGAAAAAAGATGCAGAAAAATGGAAGTAACATGGAAGGTGAAAGGTTCAAATAAGAAGCATCTAAGAAGAGTAAGTAACCTATTCTGCTCAAAAAGAGATAGGTCTGGTGAAACAAGAACTAGGAGAAATGCCTTCTTAAGTACAAGTGAGTACAAGAAAATGATAGACAGGTTTATGAAGAACATAGAGTCTGAGATCAAGAGAGAACACCCACATGCTGCTGCTCAGTGGGAAGCAATGCGGGGAATGAATTGTTCAAACCAAAGATGGCGTGACAAATGCACACCTGTTCTTAATGATCAGACAGAAAACTCAGAGCTTGAACTTTTGTGGAAAGAAATGGAGTTTTCAATGGCAACAGTTAATTTTATTGGAGACAGTCAG GGATCAAGGCTGGATACCTGTGATGAGGTTGCCAAGAAGTCAAGCAAAGATTATGGCCATTCGTGCCACCATGAATTTAAGATGGATGAAGAAGTTGGACTTGTATGCAAATTATGCAGCTTTGTGAGCACTGAAATAAGAGATGTTTCACTGCCATTT TTTCAAAATACAGGTTGGATTGCAAAGAAGTATCTTCATGATGAAGAATTGAGGTGGGCCACTGCTGGACATGAGGGTCAAGATATTTTTGGCAATCCTGGTTCTTCAGAGGAAATACCATTATCAAAAAGGAGTGACAATGTTTGGGCCATGATACCAGAATTGAGAATGAAGTTACACTCCCACCAAAAGAAAGCTTTTGAATTTCTATGGAAGAACATTGTCGGGTCTTTGATACCTGCTGAGATGGAACAATGTTCCAAAAGAACAGGTGGTTGTGTAATCTCACACTCTCCAGGAGCTGGAAAAACTCTGGTTATAATTGCATTCCTCGAAAGCTACTTGAAAATGTTCCCTGGAAAACGACCATTAATCCTTGCTCCAAAGACCACTCTATACACCTGGtacaaagaaatgaagaagtggGATGTATCATTTCCAGTTTACCAAATCCATGTTCGGGCAAACTTCAGGCACGGGATTCTTAATCATGAAGTGGAAGAGCCTGTGGGTGATCGCAGACCCAACCTATTTGATCAGCATGTTATGGACTGCCTagagaaaattcaaaaatggCATGAACACCCAAGTATTTTGCTCATGGGATACACCTCCTTTCTAACATTGACACGAGATGGATCAAAGTACGAACACAGGAGGTATATTGGTAGAATCTTGAAACGAAGCCCAGGAATTCTTGTTCTTGATGAAGGCCACAACCCAAGGAGTACTAAATCAAGGTTAAGAAAAGCTCTAATGAAAGTGAAGACGGATTTGAGAATTTTGCTTTCAGGGACACTGTTTCAGAATAATTTCAGTGAGTATTTCAATACTCTCTGCTTGGCTAGACCAGTCTTTGTCTATGAGGTGTTAAGGAAACTGAACCCAAACACAAAATATCGGAAGGAGAGGAAATGCTACAATTCAATGGAGACATTGGCTAGAAGATTTTTCACAGAGAAgattgcaaaaaaaataaaatcaaaattggtgGAAGAAAGAAGGCGTGGCCTGAGCAGGTTGAGGAAAATTACAAAAGGGTTTATAGATGTATATGAAGGTGGAGTTCAAGACTCACTCCCAGGATTACAAAGTTACACACTTTTGATGAAATCGACAGTCATCCAACAAGATCTTCAAACTAGACTACAAAACCAAAAAGTTGCATACAAAGGATATCCTCTAGAACTGGAATTGTTGATTACTCTTGGGTCCATACATCCTTGGCTTATCACAACTGTGGCATGTGCTGATAAATACTTCACCATGGAGGAACTACAAGACCTTAAGAAACATAGACTTGATCTGAAGAAAGGGTCGAAGGTTAGATTTGTTGTGAGCCTTGTGCAGAAGTGTATCATGAAGATGGAGAAGGTTCTGATCTTTGCCCATAACATTGCACCCATAAGCCTATTTGTTGAAATATTTGAGATGATCTTTGGCTGGCAGATGGGAGAGGAAATACTGGTCCTTCAAGGTGATCAAGAATTATATGAACGTGCAAGGGTTATGGATAAATTTGAAGAATCAGATGGGCCTTCAAGAGTACTTCTTGCTTCAATCACAGCATGTGCCGAAGGCATTAGTTTGACTGCTGCTTCACGGGTTGTCTTGTTGGATTCAGAATGGAACCCATCCAAGACGAAGCAAGCAATTGCACGGGCATTCAGGCCTGGTCAGGAGAGGATAGTCTATGTCTACCAGCTTTTGGCGTCAGGGTCACTGGAAGAAGAAAAGTATGGTAAGACCACATGGAAGGAATGGGTCTCAAGTATGATTTTTAGTGAGGCTATTGTGGATGATTCTTCTCACAAGCAGGTTGAGAACATCGATGACGACGTTCTGAGGGAGATAGTGGAGGATGATCAAGCCGAATTGTTCCACACGATAATGAAGCACGATAAGCTTTCAAATGGTTTGGATAGAGGGAAAGCAGCTGAAATTTTTCTAGGCAAGTAA